A stretch of Paenibacillus peoriae DNA encodes these proteins:
- a CDS encoding NAD(P)/FAD-dependent oxidoreductase: protein MKRVIVIGAGILGASTAYQLAKLGADVILVDRKDKGQATDAAAGIICPWLSQRRNQAWYQLAKAGARFYPGLIEELKSEGETETGYAQVGALSIHDDVEKIKKMQERAHLRHTDAPEIGEIMQLNEKETHERFPLLVDRYRSVHISGAARIDGRALRDALIRSAQRNGATLIHGDAVLQYDSDHVTGVTVGGNSFSSDVVIVCAGAWANQLMLPLGIRFKVSFQKAQIMHLQIPDGQDTGTWPVIMPPSDQYLLAFDQQKIVIGATHENEIEGYDTRVTAGGMQEILNKGLELAPDLANSTFQEVRVGFRPFTPGFLPVLGAVPGWNGLIAANGLGASGLTMGPFIGSQLAKLALGMALDINIDDYDIRNAIDEN from the coding sequence ATGAAGAGGGTTATCGTAATCGGAGCAGGAATTCTGGGGGCATCGACAGCATACCAGTTAGCAAAATTGGGCGCTGATGTCATTCTTGTAGACCGCAAAGATAAAGGGCAGGCGACTGATGCAGCTGCTGGCATTATTTGTCCCTGGTTATCACAGCGACGCAATCAAGCTTGGTACCAGCTAGCCAAAGCGGGCGCACGTTTTTACCCCGGATTGATTGAAGAACTTAAAAGCGAGGGGGAAACAGAAACTGGCTATGCTCAAGTTGGAGCTCTCAGTATTCATGATGATGTAGAGAAAATCAAAAAAATGCAGGAACGGGCACATTTACGTCATACAGATGCACCGGAAATCGGTGAAATTATGCAACTCAATGAAAAGGAAACCCATGAACGTTTTCCTTTGTTAGTAGATCGCTATCGCTCCGTTCATATTAGCGGTGCCGCACGTATAGATGGTCGTGCGCTGCGGGATGCGTTGATCCGATCAGCACAAAGAAATGGGGCAACCCTTATCCATGGAGATGCTGTGCTCCAATATGATTCCGATCATGTAACCGGAGTAACGGTTGGTGGAAACAGCTTTTCGTCTGACGTAGTCATTGTTTGTGCTGGTGCATGGGCAAATCAACTGATGCTGCCTTTGGGCATTCGCTTTAAGGTTAGCTTTCAAAAAGCACAAATCATGCATTTACAGATCCCTGATGGGCAAGATACAGGCACCTGGCCTGTAATCATGCCGCCTTCTGATCAATATTTGTTAGCGTTTGATCAACAGAAGATCGTCATAGGGGCGACTCACGAAAATGAAATCGAAGGATACGATACAAGAGTAACAGCAGGCGGGATGCAGGAAATCCTAAATAAAGGTTTAGAATTAGCACCTGATTTAGCAAATAGTACTTTTCAGGAGGTAAGAGTTGGTTTCCGTCCGTTTACACCTGGTTTTCTACCGGTGCTTGGAGCTGTTCCTGGCTGGAACGGTCTTATAGCTGCCAATGGGCTTGGAGCATCCGGACTGACCATGGGGCCCTTTATTGGAAGCCAACTGGCAAAGTTAGCACTTGGAATGGCTTTGGATATCAATATCGATGATTATGATATTCGAAATGCTATTGATGAAAATTGA
- a CDS encoding lantibiotic immunity ABC transporter MutE/EpiE family permease subunit has protein sequence MQQYIAAEHLKLKRTFTKKLVWLAPIVTLLLCTVLMGGHMLQSASYNWWYFMLLPGALTLICSGVIQKDGKKLKYRAVLGMSVDLAQVWYGKIGVCVRLLMVSFIILFIGITLGGFVFSTSVTLAESVAATLILFITFLWQVPLCLFLTDRIGMFATLIINMLGNVACTVLFATSSVWWAVPYAIPARLMCTVIQVLPNGLAVPSGDPLLDKGVIVPGLVITICLFIILSILTTMSFRKREAK, from the coding sequence ATGCAGCAATATATAGCCGCCGAACATCTAAAATTAAAGCGTACCTTCACGAAAAAGCTGGTCTGGCTGGCCCCCATCGTTACTCTTCTTCTGTGTACCGTGCTCATGGGGGGACATATGCTCCAAAGCGCCAGCTACAATTGGTGGTATTTCATGCTGCTGCCAGGTGCGCTCACCTTAATATGCTCAGGAGTGATCCAAAAGGATGGCAAGAAGCTGAAATACCGTGCTGTCCTTGGCATGTCTGTAGATTTGGCTCAGGTATGGTACGGTAAAATCGGGGTTTGCGTAAGACTCTTAATGGTTTCCTTTATTATTTTATTTATAGGGATAACTCTTGGCGGATTCGTATTCTCAACTTCCGTGACACTAGCAGAAAGCGTCGCTGCAACTCTGATCCTCTTCATCACCTTTTTGTGGCAAGTTCCACTTTGCCTGTTCCTGACGGATCGAATAGGCATGTTTGCCACCCTAATCATCAACATGCTGGGCAACGTAGCCTGCACCGTCTTGTTCGCTACGTCTTCTGTATGGTGGGCGGTACCCTATGCTATTCCAGCGCGATTGATGTGCACCGTCATTCAAGTGCTGCCTAATGGGCTTGCCGTTCCTTCAGGAGATCCACTTTTGGATAAAGGCGTGATTGTGCCCGGTCTAGTGATCACAATCTGCCTGTTTATAATTCTGTCGATACTGACGACGATGTCCTTCCGCAAGCGGGAGGCTAAATAA
- a CDS encoding lantibiotic protection ABC transporter ATP-binding protein: protein MDNIILQTKNLCKTFRRQQAVNNVTLSIQENSVYGLLGPNGAGKSTTLKMLTGMLRPTGGEILFQGKPWSRKDLDQIGALIESPPLYENLTARENLKVRTTLLGLPDSRIDEVLKIVDLTHTGKKRSGQFSMGMKQRLGIAIALLNHPKLLILDEPTNGLDPIGIQEQRELIRSFPKQGITVILSSHILSEVEQIVDHVGIIAGGILAYQEAVTPGQDLESLFMQIAQEYRKGDE from the coding sequence ATGGATAACATTATTTTACAGACTAAAAATCTCTGCAAAACCTTTAGACGGCAACAGGCGGTGAACAACGTCACACTGTCTATTCAGGAGAATTCCGTCTATGGGCTACTTGGCCCAAATGGGGCTGGAAAATCAACCACCTTGAAAATGTTAACTGGTATGCTACGTCCGACAGGCGGTGAAATTTTATTCCAAGGAAAACCCTGGTCACGAAAAGATCTCGATCAGATCGGCGCACTGATCGAATCTCCTCCACTCTATGAGAATTTGACTGCTAGAGAGAATTTAAAGGTTCGTACAACCTTGCTCGGACTACCTGATTCACGAATTGATGAAGTACTGAAGATTGTTGATTTGACTCATACCGGGAAAAAACGCTCTGGCCAGTTCTCGATGGGCATGAAACAGCGGCTGGGCATTGCTATTGCGCTCCTCAACCATCCCAAACTACTAATTTTAGATGAGCCAACCAACGGACTTGACCCCATTGGCATTCAGGAGCAACGCGAGCTGATTCGCTCCTTCCCGAAGCAAGGAATTACCGTAATTCTTTCCAGTCATATTTTATCCGAAGTCGAACAAATCGTTGACCATGTCGGTATTATCGCTGGTGGCATATTAGCTTACCAAGAGGCGGTTACACCAGGACAAGACTTGGAATCGTTGTTCATGCAGATTGCACAGGAATACCGAAAAGGGGATGAGTAG
- a CDS encoding Gfo/Idh/MocA family protein has protein sequence MKLGIVGAGMIVGDLLSFIQEIPTILLKGICSRPSHKDKLLDLQSKYGISQVYSDYSEMLMSRDVDTVYIGLPNHLHYSYAKEALLSGKHVICEKPFTSTLQEFLELKEIAQQRKLVLVEAITNQYLKNYLSMKEYLPKLGEIKIVECNYSQYSSRYEAFKAGIIQPAFNPEMSGGALMDINLYNIHLVVGFFGSPKKVQYWANMERGIDTSGMLLLDYGDFKCVCIGSKDSTAPNAVNVQGNKGYIHMASSANICDCFDYTANKETPIRVDQKDHPHRMYDEFVEFDRIIEEKDLEKVSEMLEHSERVMNVIEKAKQSANLVFGPDK, from the coding sequence ATGAAGTTAGGAATTGTCGGAGCAGGGATGATCGTAGGGGATCTATTAAGCTTTATTCAGGAAATCCCGACCATCTTACTAAAGGGCATTTGTTCTAGACCTAGCCACAAGGATAAATTACTGGATTTACAAAGTAAATATGGAATATCTCAGGTTTATTCGGATTACAGCGAGATGCTGATGAGTCGTGATGTGGATACAGTTTATATCGGACTGCCTAATCATCTTCATTATTCATATGCCAAAGAAGCATTATTGAGTGGTAAACATGTCATTTGCGAGAAGCCGTTTACTTCCACTTTGCAAGAATTTCTAGAGCTAAAAGAAATTGCTCAGCAAAGAAAACTGGTATTGGTGGAAGCCATAACGAATCAATATTTGAAAAATTATTTATCAATGAAGGAGTATCTACCTAAGCTTGGTGAGATCAAAATAGTGGAATGCAACTATTCTCAATACTCATCTCGGTATGAAGCTTTCAAAGCGGGAATAATCCAACCTGCGTTTAATCCGGAGATGTCTGGTGGAGCCTTGATGGATATTAATTTATATAATATTCATTTGGTTGTTGGATTCTTCGGGAGCCCGAAGAAAGTGCAGTATTGGGCGAACATGGAGCGTGGAATTGATACTTCAGGTATGCTGCTGCTTGATTACGGTGATTTCAAGTGTGTCTGCATAGGTTCAAAAGACAGTACGGCTCCCAATGCAGTGAACGTTCAAGGCAATAAGGGCTATATACACATGGCAAGTTCAGCAAATATATGCGACTGCTTTGATTACACTGCGAATAAGGAAACACCAATTCGGGTGGATCAGAAAGATCATCCCCATCGAATGTATGATGAATTCGTTGAGTTTGACCGTATCATCGAGGAAAAAGATTTGGAAAAAGTCTCAGAAATGCTTGAACACAGTGAGAGGGTCATGAATGTCATTGAGAAAGCCAAGCAATCCGCCAATCTTGTATTTGGTCCTGATAAATAA
- a CDS encoding ArsR/SmtB family transcription factor, protein MRTLYHPNVIEITLPTVLYALSDPIRLNIIQILDENGEQSCSSLDISAPKSTLSHHFKVLRESGVIHTRIEGTQRFISIRYDDLNERFPSLLSAVLMGLKQ, encoded by the coding sequence TTGAGAACGCTGTATCATCCTAACGTAATTGAAATTACTCTACCTACAGTTTTATATGCTTTAAGTGACCCCATTCGGCTTAATATCATCCAGATTTTAGACGAAAACGGGGAGCAATCCTGTAGCTCGCTAGATATTTCAGCCCCAAAGTCAACCTTGTCTCATCATTTTAAGGTTCTTCGGGAATCAGGGGTCATTCATACGAGAATAGAGGGAACCCAACGCTTTATTTCTATCCGTTACGACGATTTAAATGAACGCTTTCCTAGCTTGCTGTCGGCCGTACTGATGGGCTTGAAGCAATAA
- a CDS encoding MurR/RpiR family transcriptional regulator, with protein MKILMQLSEMQNFTPNEKSIASYILLHKESILHLNIQELAKATYTSHSAINRLTHKLGLSGFKEFIIKLAREFQQNTQNISNVDPNYPFGFDESPLQVAKEIAELMKETIEKNFTFMDDDLLSQTALLLDQAKRIFIYALGDSQIRAKSFQNKLVKINKYVVIATELSEWAYHTANLTPQDCAVFLTYHGKSPIFLKAAKHFTHENIPFITITATSQNELAKLSNICIQVPNDEVKHAKIGTFSSQIAFDYVLNVIYSCIYKIDYLKNMQFATQSLKNSHLNDMMNDV; from the coding sequence TTGAAAATACTGATGCAATTATCCGAAATGCAAAACTTTACACCAAACGAAAAAAGCATTGCATCCTATATTTTGCTTCATAAGGAAAGTATCCTGCACTTAAATATTCAGGAGCTTGCAAAGGCAACATATACTTCGCATTCCGCGATTAATCGATTAACACATAAACTTGGGCTATCTGGCTTCAAGGAGTTCATAATCAAACTTGCTCGGGAGTTTCAGCAGAATACCCAGAACATTTCCAATGTAGACCCCAACTATCCATTTGGTTTTGATGAATCCCCACTTCAAGTGGCGAAAGAAATTGCAGAATTAATGAAGGAAACGATAGAAAAAAACTTTACATTCATGGATGATGATTTATTGTCGCAAACAGCCCTATTGCTGGATCAAGCGAAAAGGATCTTTATATATGCGTTAGGAGATTCACAAATCCGTGCGAAAAGTTTCCAAAATAAATTAGTGAAAATTAACAAGTATGTGGTTATAGCTACGGAGCTGTCTGAGTGGGCGTACCATACGGCTAATCTTACGCCACAGGATTGCGCTGTTTTTTTAACTTACCACGGAAAATCACCGATCTTTTTAAAAGCAGCAAAGCACTTTACACATGAAAATATTCCCTTTATCACAATTACAGCAACCAGTCAAAATGAATTGGCCAAACTCAGTAATATCTGTATCCAGGTGCCTAATGACGAAGTAAAACATGCCAAGATTGGTACATTTTCGTCGCAAATTGCCTTTGACTATGTATTAAATGTGATCTACTCCTGTATCTATAAAATCGACTACTTAAAAAACATGCAATTCGCAACACAATCGTTGAAGAATTCGCATCTCAATGACATGATGAATGACGTGTAG
- a CDS encoding alpha-galactosidase, with protein sequence MASLQVNQKERTFHLTNKYCSYLFRVMENGQLEHLYYGKKIEYLGQYDRFIERSYRPVSVGEFDSDLVTSLESIKQEFPSAGSGDFREPAIEIIQEDGSHIMEFTYDHYEVITGKPKIPHLPATFCKEAHEAETLLITLTDSLTGTVAVLAYTIFSELPVITRSVSITNSGNNPLRVNRLMSLSLDLPEAEYEIIHLSGAWGRERHVERTPLRPGLQSIGSTRGISSHVHNPFLALAKPGSQEHQGEVYAVNLVYSGNFLAQAEVDSYSTTRLMIGIHPDKFCWTLKPGECFYSPEAVLVYSESGLNGMSQAYHSLYNKHLIRSSWTERERPVLINNWEGTYFDFTEQKIVDMAKKAGELGIELFVLDDGWFGRRNNDTSSLGDWFENPEKLPNGISNLAKKINQLGMKFGLWFEPEMVNSDSHIMREHPDWVVGTPGRQRKHGRHQYVLDYSQPPVVDYLFKLMDDVLSSARIEYVKWDMNRCISEAYSLSLGKERQGEFFHRYVLGVYALYEKLITEHPEILFESCASGGGRFDPGMLYYAPQAWTSDDSEAIERLKIQYGTSMAYPLSSMGAHVSSIPNHQVGRTAPLQTRSNVAYFGIFGYELDPLALSEEECNVIKKQIQVYKRHRRLITQGTFYRLLSPFEKNETAWMTIDAEHEHALVGWYQVLSRPNAAYSRLKLIGLDEMAVYFVEELDRRFTGSELMNIGLILTPPYKADQDFNIAEKYDFSSELFTLTKETSS encoded by the coding sequence ATGGCTAGTCTACAAGTTAACCAAAAGGAACGGACATTTCACTTAACGAACAAATACTGTAGTTATCTTTTCCGTGTCATGGAGAACGGGCAATTGGAGCATTTATATTACGGCAAAAAAATAGAGTACCTTGGTCAATATGACCGCTTTATCGAGCGAAGCTATCGTCCCGTGTCTGTCGGTGAGTTTGATAGTGACTTGGTGACATCGTTGGAAAGTATTAAGCAGGAATTTCCTTCTGCGGGAAGTGGAGACTTTCGAGAGCCAGCAATTGAGATCATACAGGAGGACGGATCTCATATAATGGAGTTCACTTATGACCATTACGAGGTAATCACTGGAAAACCTAAAATTCCTCATCTTCCAGCTACGTTTTGTAAGGAAGCACATGAAGCAGAGACACTCCTCATCACGCTGACCGATTCTCTTACAGGAACGGTGGCCGTGCTTGCTTACACCATCTTCAGCGAACTGCCCGTGATCACGAGATCCGTATCCATAACGAATTCCGGGAATAATCCCCTGAGAGTCAACCGTCTAATGAGCCTGAGTCTTGATCTTCCTGAAGCCGAATATGAAATTATTCATTTATCAGGGGCTTGGGGCAGGGAACGTCATGTGGAGCGTACACCATTGAGACCTGGGCTACAGTCGATTGGGAGCACTCGAGGAATTAGTAGTCATGTTCACAATCCATTTCTGGCGCTTGCCAAACCCGGATCACAGGAACACCAAGGAGAAGTATATGCGGTTAATCTCGTTTACAGCGGGAACTTTCTTGCCCAGGCGGAAGTGGACAGCTATTCAACTACCCGATTGATGATCGGCATTCATCCTGACAAATTCTGCTGGACCCTGAAGCCAGGAGAATGTTTTTATTCGCCTGAAGCAGTTCTGGTCTATTCTGAGAGCGGTTTAAATGGCATGAGCCAAGCATACCATAGCCTGTACAATAAACACTTAATTCGCAGCAGTTGGACCGAGCGGGAACGACCTGTATTGATCAATAACTGGGAGGGGACCTATTTTGATTTTACTGAGCAGAAAATAGTTGATATGGCAAAAAAAGCAGGTGAACTGGGGATTGAACTCTTTGTCTTGGATGACGGATGGTTCGGTCGAAGAAACAATGATACCTCTTCCCTCGGTGACTGGTTTGAAAATCCTGAAAAGCTACCGAACGGGATCTCGAATTTGGCAAAGAAGATCAATCAGCTCGGGATGAAATTCGGTCTTTGGTTCGAGCCGGAAATGGTTAACTCCGACTCTCATATTATGAGGGAGCATCCAGACTGGGTTGTGGGAACACCCGGCCGTCAACGCAAGCATGGACGTCATCAATATGTTCTTGATTATTCCCAACCGCCTGTCGTGGATTACCTGTTTAAGTTAATGGATGACGTGCTCTCTTCTGCTCGGATCGAATACGTAAAATGGGATATGAATCGCTGTATTTCAGAAGCCTATTCGTTATCTCTGGGCAAGGAAAGACAGGGCGAATTTTTTCACCGCTATGTCCTGGGTGTATATGCTTTATATGAGAAGCTGATTACCGAACACCCTGAGATTTTGTTTGAGTCCTGTGCTTCCGGTGGGGGACGGTTTGATCCAGGGATGCTTTATTACGCTCCGCAAGCATGGACAAGCGACGATAGCGAGGCTATAGAACGTCTGAAGATTCAGTATGGCACTTCCATGGCCTATCCGCTTAGCAGTATGGGTGCTCATGTGTCAAGCATCCCGAACCACCAGGTAGGCAGAACGGCACCGCTGCAAACCAGATCCAATGTCGCCTACTTTGGTATATTCGGTTATGAACTTGACCCATTGGCGTTGTCCGAAGAAGAGTGCAATGTAATTAAAAAACAAATACAAGTATATAAACGTCACCGACGATTAATTACACAGGGAACCTTTTACCGTCTGCTAAGTCCCTTTGAAAAAAATGAAACAGCATGGATGACCATTGATGCAGAACATGAGCATGCTCTCGTCGGCTGGTACCAGGTTCTCTCACGCCCCAATGCAGCTTATTCACGGCTAAAGCTCATCGGACTGGACGAAATGGCAGTATATTTCGTGGAAGAATTGGACCGACGTTTTACAGGCAGCGAGTTAATGAACATCGGACTTATACTCACCCCGCCTTATAAGGCTGACCAGGATTTTAATATTGCGGAGAAATATGATTTTTCATCTGAATTATTCACTCTAACTAAAGAGACTTCCTCGTGA
- a CDS encoding Gfo/Idh/MocA family oxidoreductase gives MLNIGYIGNGKSTNRYHLPFSLTRDHLNVKTIYARNPDKGEWEKIPGVQYTDNLESLMNDKEIQLIVICTPLESHYTYAKMALDHGKNVLVEKPFMLTKEEAVSIFQYAKEKNLIIQCYQNRRYDSDFLTTKKVIESGKLGDLLEVEMHFDYYRPETPNSTSHFSKYNSYLYGHGAHTIDQVLSYFGKPDTIHYDVRQLLGSGRMNDYFDLDFYYSSLKVSIKSSFFRLKERPSFVVYGKKGVFIKQTKDRQEEHLKLYYLPKGHADFGIDQPEHYGILTYLDDKGEYHEEKIVSEKGDYARVYDDIYQSIVIGKEKVIKDEETIMCMEILEKGIEECN, from the coding sequence ATGCTTAACATCGGTTATATTGGGAATGGCAAAAGCACCAATCGGTATCATCTTCCTTTTTCATTGACCAGAGATCATTTGAACGTAAAGACGATCTACGCCCGTAATCCAGATAAAGGGGAGTGGGAGAAAATCCCTGGCGTGCAGTATACAGATAATCTTGAATCTCTAATGAACGATAAGGAAATTCAGTTGATTGTTATCTGTACACCTTTAGAATCCCACTACACTTATGCGAAAATGGCACTCGACCACGGGAAAAATGTACTTGTTGAAAAACCCTTTATGTTAACGAAAGAAGAAGCTGTGTCCATCTTCCAATATGCCAAAGAGAAAAATCTGATTATACAGTGCTATCAAAACAGACGTTACGATTCGGATTTCCTCACTACCAAGAAGGTTATTGAATCAGGGAAACTCGGTGATTTGTTGGAGGTGGAAATGCATTTCGATTATTATCGCCCTGAGACCCCCAACTCCACCTCTCATTTTTCCAAATATAACAGTTACCTATATGGACATGGTGCTCATACCATTGACCAAGTCCTTTCCTATTTTGGGAAGCCTGACACGATCCATTACGATGTGCGCCAATTGCTCGGTTCTGGAAGAATGAATGATTATTTTGATCTGGATTTTTATTATTCTTCACTCAAGGTATCCATCAAATCCAGCTTTTTTCGTTTAAAAGAGCGGCCGAGTTTTGTTGTATACGGCAAAAAAGGCGTTTTTATAAAGCAGACAAAGGATCGTCAGGAGGAGCATCTGAAATTATACTATCTGCCTAAGGGACACGCCGATTTCGGCATCGACCAGCCTGAGCATTATGGCATTTTAACATACCTTGATGATAAGGGCGAGTATCATGAAGAAAAAATCGTTTCTGAAAAGGGAGACTATGCCCGAGTGTATGACGATATTTATCAGTCGATCGTAATTGGTAAAGAAAAAGTGATTAAAGACGAAGAAACGATAATGTGTATGGAAATACTTGAAAAAGGTATAGAGGAGTGTAACTAA
- a CDS encoding response regulator transcription factor, which yields MANLLAVDDEPAVLALLQNILQKDGHVVTVVSASPQVLTMQLGAFDLILLDVMMPTMDGFTLCREIRSKVDCPILFLTAKSMENDVMLGLGDGADDYIVKPFGTGELRARINAHLRRENRERRNVFCIGEVHFNLSGKEITVQNVVVPFTKSEYEICKFLALNWGQVFSKEQIYEAVFGLDGDSDSATIVEHVKNIRAKLGKVEVSPVETVWGIGYRWK from the coding sequence ATGGCAAACTTGTTGGCCGTTGATGACGAACCCGCCGTTTTGGCTCTCCTTCAAAATATTTTGCAGAAAGATGGCCATGTTGTCACGGTGGTCTCCGCCTCCCCACAGGTTCTCACCATGCAGCTCGGAGCATTTGATCTTATACTGCTTGACGTGATGATGCCTACCATGGACGGATTCACACTCTGCCGGGAAATTCGCAGCAAGGTAGACTGTCCGATACTGTTTCTTACCGCAAAATCCATGGAGAACGATGTGATGTTGGGGCTTGGGGATGGAGCCGACGATTATATTGTCAAACCGTTCGGCACTGGAGAGCTGCGCGCACGAATCAACGCCCATCTCAGACGGGAGAATCGTGAACGGCGTAATGTATTCTGCATCGGGGAAGTTCATTTCAATCTGTCTGGCAAGGAAATCACCGTTCAGAATGTTGTAGTCCCGTTTACCAAAAGTGAATATGAGATATGTAAGTTTCTAGCTTTGAACTGGGGGCAGGTATTCTCTAAGGAGCAGATTTACGAAGCGGTCTTCGGCTTGGATGGGGACAGCGATTCCGCCACCATTGTGGAGCATGTCAAAAATATCCGGGCCAAGCTTGGCAAAGTAGAGGTTTCTCCAGTGGAGACAGTTTGGGGGATCGGCTACCGATGGAAGTAA
- a CDS encoding lantibiotic immunity ABC transporter MutG family permease subunit, whose translation MISFFRYLKSDVLKLRRQPLLLVQLFVPLLGIAIFLAYYSFTPYSPISKIDGYLQVLAVVLPTMIGIVCSIVVEQESVAGNFQHLLTSPVKLLPFLSKLSLLLCLGFGSVLLASGGFGAGYIYLMKESPYGLKFYVLAAYILFVSSVFLYILHFFISLRFGKGASIGLGIMESLLSALLLTGLGDHNWIFVPSAWAARFITIWVQYGVSSADSIPEAIQLDLGIRYCVVGTLVIMVLLGLWICRWEGQNSLE comes from the coding sequence ATGATTTCTTTTTTCCGCTATCTGAAATCCGATGTGCTTAAACTTAGAAGGCAGCCCTTACTGCTTGTGCAGCTGTTTGTGCCGCTTTTAGGGATAGCAATCTTTCTAGCCTACTATTCCTTTACTCCGTATTCACCGATTTCGAAGATAGACGGCTATTTGCAGGTCCTGGCTGTGGTTCTTCCTACCATGATTGGTATTGTATGCTCCATTGTTGTTGAGCAGGAGTCAGTCGCTGGAAATTTCCAACACCTCTTGACCTCGCCGGTGAAGCTGTTACCTTTTTTGAGCAAGCTTAGCCTACTCCTGTGCTTGGGATTTGGCAGTGTGCTGCTTGCCTCAGGCGGCTTTGGGGCTGGCTATATATATCTTATGAAAGAGTCCCCGTATGGCTTGAAGTTTTATGTGTTGGCTGCCTACATTCTGTTTGTGTCCAGTGTGTTCCTTTATATTCTACATTTTTTCATTAGTTTGCGGTTCGGTAAGGGAGCTTCCATCGGCCTGGGTATTATGGAGAGTCTATTGTCCGCTTTGCTTCTTACAGGGCTGGGTGATCATAATTGGATATTCGTTCCCTCTGCTTGGGCGGCCCGGTTCATCACGATCTGGGTGCAATACGGCGTAAGCTCAGCAGATTCTATCCCTGAAGCTATACAGCTTGATTTGGGAATCAGATATTGCGTAGTAGGGACCTTAGTCATCATGGTATTATTAGGGTTATGGATTTGTCGTTGGGAAGGACAAAATTCGTTGGAGTAA
- a CDS encoding MFS transporter produces MNKIITLFFLIMFFIGTDTFIVSPLLPILRESFGISIEQSGWIVSAYALGYALFALIAGPLSDAWNRKKVLLFGLLGFGIFTLLCGFAVDFWTMFAFRLLAGISAAFASPQVWAAIPQLVQPHKVLKAMGVVTAGLAFSQMLGVPIGSYLATTGWQTPFIMIGCCTFLIVIWTAVLLPALPPSIQKQKAPSIRNRYRSLLQGSTPKVAFLAYFLFQLGNFAAFSFIGTWLSDKFSLNVANIGTVILFLGLGNTISSLFGSSLVNKVGPKHSLIYGVIFIGLLYLLLPYLPSVTYVEITYFLIFLILGMIFPLMMSMLQTLSATARGTVSSLANSSMYFGTMVGSFTAGMLYAHSGGFISVCLFSVICFGVSLILFLRSGVLLGLRLK; encoded by the coding sequence TTGAATAAAATTATCACCTTGTTTTTCTTGATCATGTTTTTCATTGGTACAGATACGTTCATTGTGTCGCCTCTTCTACCTATTCTTCGTGAAAGCTTCGGCATTTCTATCGAACAATCAGGCTGGATTGTTTCAGCCTATGCTTTAGGGTATGCTCTGTTTGCCTTAATTGCAGGACCGTTGTCAGATGCATGGAATCGAAAAAAAGTACTACTGTTCGGCTTACTTGGTTTTGGTATCTTCACTCTACTTTGCGGCTTTGCCGTTGATTTTTGGACCATGTTTGCTTTTCGCTTATTGGCTGGCATTAGTGCCGCTTTTGCCTCACCTCAAGTTTGGGCTGCCATTCCTCAGTTGGTTCAACCACATAAAGTGTTAAAAGCCATGGGAGTTGTCACCGCAGGATTAGCTTTTTCCCAAATGCTAGGCGTTCCCATTGGCAGCTATCTCGCTACCACCGGGTGGCAAACACCCTTTATTATGATTGGTTGCTGCACCTTCCTGATCGTTATTTGGACTGCTGTTCTCTTGCCCGCCTTGCCTCCTTCTATACAGAAGCAAAAGGCTCCCTCGATTAGGAACAGATACCGTTCATTGCTGCAGGGGTCAACACCTAAGGTCGCTTTTCTGGCCTACTTCCTGTTCCAACTCGGAAATTTTGCTGCCTTCTCTTTTATTGGCACATGGCTTTCCGACAAATTCAGCCTCAATGTTGCAAATATTGGTACGGTGATATTATTCCTTGGTTTAGGAAATACGATTAGTAGCTTATTTGGGAGCAGCTTAGTTAACAAAGTGGGGCCTAAGCACTCTTTGATCTATGGCGTAATTTTCATCGGTCTGCTTTATTTGCTTCTGCCCTATTTACCTAGTGTGACCTATGTCGAAATTACATATTTTCTGATCTTCCTTATCCTTGGAATGATTTTTCCGCTTATGATGAGTATGCTTCAAACCTTATCTGCCACAGCACGCGGAACAGTTTCATCACTTGCCAATTCTTCTATGTATTTTGGAACAATGGTTGGCTCTTTCACAGCAGGAATGCTATACGCTCACAGCGGTGGTTTTATTTCCGTTTGCCTGTTTTCTGTGATTTGTTTCGGTGTGTCACTAATCTTGTTCCTACGTAGCGGAGTTTTACTAGGTCTAAGATTAAAATAG